One Candidatus Binatia bacterium genomic window, GATCCACACCCTCTACCGCGCATCATTGTTGGCTGTCCGTCCCGACGGAACCCATAGGGATGCTCGTACAGTTGGTGGCGAGTTGTCAAGCGAACTTATGCCCGCCGTCATGCCGACCCTCCGCCGATCATCCCGAGAAGAAGTACGGCGAGGTATGGGCGACGTGTCGAACAAATCTTTTCAATCGCGGGGCGGCTGAACCGTTACCCGCAAAGGTGTGGTGCGCGCAGCCATGAAGGCGCGCACGTCAACCTCCGGTGGCAGGGCATAGCTGACGGATTCCAGCTGATGGAGTCCCGCACCGACTTGTTCCCATCGATCCAGGCGGAAACCGACTCCCGGCTCTTCACCAGGCACAACTTCGGGCGGGTTTGGTTTCGTGCTCTCCCCGTAGAGGAGACGGTGGCGAACGGTTGCCAAAGACGGGCTGACGCCCATCGTTTGCACCAAGGTTATCTGTGAACCCCGCAACGCAAACCATGAATCGGCGGAATCGTTCAGGGCAGCTTTCTCTTTGGTCATGGTGCCGTCGATGGCGATGGGCGCTGGCGAGCTCGGGGCCAACAGCGACCAGCCCCTGAGGTCCCTGAAGTCAAGGACAACGCGCACGGCGATTCCGCCGAAGAAATAGCGTGGTGGAAAATTCAACCGGAGACTCACCGGTAGCTCGGCGAAGTCGCGATAGAAATAGGTATAGGATCCGAAGGTCGGCGAGCGGATGCCCCACCCGATTCGAACCCATTGCCGCTGGCGCCGGATGACCCGGATCGGTCCTTGCCGCCAGGCAATGAACTCGGTGCGCAGATCGCTTTCGTCGCGCGAGAAGCGGATCAGGCCCCAGAGGAACGTGGCCGTTGCCCGCACCTTGAGCCGATCCAGGAGGTTCGGCCCGTCCGGTGTGTCACCACTTGGCCCTGCCACCGCCAAATAGTCGGGCACGCCGTTGTTGAACCCGAGGCTGACTCGCCGTCCGCGAACGCGATCGGTGGCAGGATCATAGCGGACATAGTAAACCTCGGAGCGCGGGGCCGCGTGCGGAAACGCAACCAGGTATGCCCAACGGGGTGTGCCCGACAACGGGTCATGCACCGTAATCTCTACGGCGGGCCAACCCGGGAGATCGGCACGTCGCGCCTGATCGCCGGCGTCGGTGGCCATGAAAAGGAGGAGGTCGTTGTGATCGAGCACTCCGGAGGCTTGACCGGCGTTGGGCTCCGGCCCTTGGTCGAGCACCCAATTGCCGGTGGCGTCGCGCTCATCGATCTGAAACGGGATTGCACGGCACGCGGTCCGAACGCAGGAGACCAGCGTCAGCTGATCGAGGCGGTGACCATCGAGCATCCCGAGGTCGCTACCCGCTACACGGACAACCTCGCTGAGCCGTACGGCAGGATCACCCAATGCGAGCGCGGTGCTGAGGATGCCGGCGACTGCCACCAGCGACACGCACCCGCAGGTTGCGAGGCGTGTCATTCCGCCTCGCCGAAGCCGCACACTGCAGAAATTGCTTGACAATGGAATCGGGGCTCGCATATGGGAGCGCAGGCGCCAATCGGTCCCTATTGTATCATTCGGACGACGTCGAGTCGGAGAGGAGGTCCTGATGGCACGGAGTGGAGTGTGGTCTTGGCGGGTCCTAGGGTTGGTCATTGGCACACTGCTACTCTGGCGCGCGCAGGCTCCCGCGATTCCGTTGGACAAAGATGAGACCATCAAATTCGAGGCACGGACCTACGTCAACGCACGCGTCGGCACACAAACTACGCAGGACGGACCACCCGATACAGCGGACACTGTGCTCAGTAAAGGCACTTTCCCACACTCGGCAGCGGGGCACCTGAGGCAGAACCGTTTGTTCATCGAAGCGGAGATCAACCACGATCTCACTCGGATGGTCAAGACCGTGGGCTTGTCGGACTATCTGCCGTTCAAGGTGAAGCGTCTCGCTTACCATCTTACCTTCCGCGGCGAGGGAGAAGGCTTGTATGACTGGGGGCCCTCTGAGTACAGCACCGCCAGTGAATTTAAGAAGGCGCTAATAACAAAGGCACCTCTTTTCGTTGTGAAGAACCAGGCCTTTGTCGATGTTCTCGGCAAACGGCGCGAGCTACGGCAGCTCGGGACCGATCGGGAACGGCTGTTTCAGGCGTATATCGAGGGCGACACGGGTAACTTGTTCTGGCGGGTGGGCCGGCAGGTCCTCTCCTGGGGCGAGACAGACAGTTTTCAATTGTTGGATCATATCAATCCCATCGACAATAGTTTTGGCGGCTTCATGATCCCGCTGGACGAGCGCCGCGTTCCCCTCGATATGGCGCTCGCCAATTACTACATCGGGGACTTCGGTCCGATCAGCGAGATGTACCTGGAAGGGTACGTGGCGGTTGACAACAAAGTCGGATTCGATCCGGGTACGCCGGCAGGTTCGGCCTGGACCCTGCCTAGTTTGGGTGCCCCGGACAATAACACCCGAACCTTCATCGAAGCGCCCGCACGGACCATCGGTGACGCACGTGGAGGATTTCAACTGAAATTCAACGCGTTTGACGCCACCTTCAGCCTGGCGCACTACTACACGTACTTCGATACGCCGGCGCTCCAGATTGTCACGCACCCGGGCAGCGGGCCCGGCGGCAGGACTCCAGGCCTCTTCGCTGCCTTCAACGACGGACTACCATGTCCCATCGATGTTAATCATCCCGAACTAGGGAACGATCCAACGAACCCCTTCATTTGCGGCGCCCCAACGCGGGCGTTCCAGACGGCTCCGAAGGTCCAGGTTTCGGGTGCAGCCACAACCTTTGCCGTGCCTCGGTTCTATACCGTCGTGCGTTCCGAGTTCGCGTATTTCAAGGACGAACCAGCCTTCACCCAAGGGCAGCTCGACCCCTTCATCTTCAACCCGCTGAACGGAAAATCAGCTAATCCCAACCCGACTACGACAGGCGGGCGGGTGACTCGCGATTCGCTCAATGCCGTGCTCGGCCTCGATTCAAACGTGTGGGTTCGGTCCATCAACCCCAACCAAACGCTTCTCGTCTCGACGCAGTTTTTCTACAAGCATATCAATGGCGCTGCTCCTGGCGGTCCCATCTTTCTTCCGAACGGTCAGATCAATCCGAACCGGGAGGTTCTGCCGGTTAATACGGCATCGTACGGCCCAACCTACGCGGGCAGCACTTATAAAGGACTTGGGCCAGTTTTCGTGACGCAGCCCGCCGACCAGTTCCTGCACACGCTGTTCATCGGGACGTCGTACCGTAGCGGCACGGTCAATCCCGGTGTGACGTTCTTCTACGATTGGGGCGGGGCCATTCTGTACCAGCCCGCTCTCACGATCAGCCATGATCCCTACCGCTTCACGGTCAACTACACCATCATTGATGCCCACACGTACAAGGGCGGAAGCGGCGTGAGCCTGCTGAAGGACCGTGACAACGTCGAATTCCGTTTCGAATACGTAATCTGATGATGTTGGTCATTGTGTCGGCGACTCCGCAGCGCAAGACTCACGGCGAAGGGTGATCTCGGCTCCGAGTGTGCACTGAAAGAGGGCGTATGCTGAGGCATGTACTTTTCGCCATCGTGGTCGCAGCGGTAATAGGTAGTGTTCGTTACGGCGCTGTGGCCGAGCCGTTGCGGGCAGCGGATCTCCGGCAAAATCTCTTCTCCAGTTGCTTCGTCAGTGATCAAGAAGGCTGGGTGATCGCGGACCTCGGCCGGACATTCCATACGGTGAATGGTGCGAAGACTTGGGAGCGACAGGATTCGGGCACGAAGCGCGCCGCGGTCAGCATTACCTGCCCGGACAGGACCCAATTGTGGGCGGCCGGCCAGGTGGGGCAGATCTGGCACTCCGGCGATGGCGGCACCACGTGGCAGAAACAGACCAGCGGCACCAAGCGACAGCTGCTGAGCATTGCCTTCGCGAATACCAAGCGTGGTCTGGCTGTGGGTGACTTCGGGACGCTGCTGTGGACCGATGACGGCGGCACGACCTGGACCAATGTCGCGCTCCCCACGAACATCAAGTTGCCTCCCGATGTGGCCGAGGTGGTTGACCCGGGAGACGTAGTGCTCTCCGGAATCTCCTTCGCTGATCCGGAGCATGTCTGGGTCGTGGGCGAGTTCGGCGTCATCTTGGCGTCGATCGACGGTGGTCTGACCTGGCACTCGCAGGACAGCCCGGTGCAAAGTACGCTGTTCAGTGTCTTCTTTGCTGATCAGCAGCGCGGATGGGCGGTCGGGCTCGAATCCACGCTCCTTCGTACGTCCGACGGCGGCAGCACCTGGCAGAAGCAAGAGATCCAGACGCCGTGGGGCTTCTCGCTCTCTCTCTTCGACGTAGCCGTGCGTGGCGCGTACGGATGGGCGGTCGGGAACAGTGGGTTCCTCTTGAACAGTAAGGACGCCGGGGTGACCTGGGAGTTGGTCAAAGTGCCCGTACAGATGGGAAGCAGTTGGCTGCGGGCGTTGAGCCTGCTTCCTGATGGGCGCGGCTTCATTGTCGGTGCCGGTGGTTTGGTCCTGCTGGCGGATCGCGACAAGTTCACGCCGTTGAAAGAGCGCTTCTAGCGATCCCGTCAGGAGGTTTTTCTCAGAATGATTCCGCAGCGATGGATTGAAGCGTACCTGCGGTTCCTACTCCGGAATCGTCGCGGGGTGGCGATCCTGGTTGCCGTCATGACGGCGTTCTTCGCGTACTCAATGAAGGACCTGCGGCTGCACACCGACTTTTTCGATTTCTATCCCCGGCGTCACCCGTACATCCAGTTTTACAACGAGTTCCGGCGCATGTTTGGCACCGCGAACGTCATGAACGTGATTCTCGAGGTGAAGAAGGGCGACATCTACAACCCCGAGACCCTGCAAAAACTCGATCGCATCACCAAGTTCATGATCAACACCAAGGGGGTGGTGCCGTACCAGATCCTCTCCATCGCCCACCCGGCGGTGAACAGCGCCACGGTGACACAGGGATCGGTGCAGGTCCGCCCCGTTTTCTACCCCGGGGTACCGAAAACCCAGGAGGACGCGGAGCGAGTCCGCTTTGCCGTCTATGCCAACCCCAACATTCGCGGAGTCTACGTGTCCCACGACGATACCGCCGCCGTGGTCAACACCGGATTCTGGGAAGAGGCGCTGGATTTTCAGTACCTGCATGACCGGATGATGGAGCTGAAGCGGGCCGAGGAAGACGCGAATCACACCATCTATATTACTGGCTTCCCGTGGCTGTACACCTCCGTGCTGCAGTACGCACAACAGCTG contains:
- a CDS encoding DUF1302 family protein codes for the protein MARSGVWSWRVLGLVIGTLLLWRAQAPAIPLDKDETIKFEARTYVNARVGTQTTQDGPPDTADTVLSKGTFPHSAAGHLRQNRLFIEAEINHDLTRMVKTVGLSDYLPFKVKRLAYHLTFRGEGEGLYDWGPSEYSTASEFKKALITKAPLFVVKNQAFVDVLGKRRELRQLGTDRERLFQAYIEGDTGNLFWRVGRQVLSWGETDSFQLLDHINPIDNSFGGFMIPLDERRVPLDMALANYYIGDFGPISEMYLEGYVAVDNKVGFDPGTPAGSAWTLPSLGAPDNNTRTFIEAPARTIGDARGGFQLKFNAFDATFSLAHYYTYFDTPALQIVTHPGSGPGGRTPGLFAAFNDGLPCPIDVNHPELGNDPTNPFICGAPTRAFQTAPKVQVSGAATTFAVPRFYTVVRSEFAYFKDEPAFTQGQLDPFIFNPLNGKSANPNPTTTGGRVTRDSLNAVLGLDSNVWVRSINPNQTLLVSTQFFYKHINGAAPGGPIFLPNGQINPNREVLPVNTASYGPTYAGSTYKGLGPVFVTQPADQFLHTLFIGTSYRSGTVNPGVTFFYDWGGAILYQPALTISHDPYRFTVNYTIIDAHTYKGGSGVSLLKDRDNVEFRFEYVI
- a CDS encoding YCF48-related protein is translated as MLRHVLFAIVVAAVIGSVRYGAVAEPLRAADLRQNLFSSCFVSDQEGWVIADLGRTFHTVNGAKTWERQDSGTKRAAVSITCPDRTQLWAAGQVGQIWHSGDGGTTWQKQTSGTKRQLLSIAFANTKRGLAVGDFGTLLWTDDGGTTWTNVALPTNIKLPPDVAEVVDPGDVVLSGISFADPEHVWVVGEFGVILASIDGGLTWHSQDSPVQSTLFSVFFADQQRGWAVGLESTLLRTSDGGSTWQKQEIQTPWGFSLSLFDVAVRGAYGWAVGNSGFLLNSKDAGVTWELVKVPVQMGSSWLRALSLLPDGRGFIVGAGGLVLLADRDKFTPLKERF